From Actinomyces sp. oral taxon 171 str. F0337, one genomic window encodes:
- a CDS encoding type II toxin-antitoxin system VapC family toxin, with product MILVDTSVWIDHFHHSDPVLVNLLHEDEIGAHPLVVEELAMGSLKARDDVLKHLSHLHQFPTLSHDELLALVATRALWGRGLSPVDAHLLGSVMLVPGASLWTRDKRLLRAADEHGVSFVEGDDG from the coding sequence TATGGATCGATCACTTCCACCACTCGGATCCAGTACTCGTCAACCTGCTGCACGAGGACGAGATCGGGGCCCATCCACTCGTGGTGGAGGAGCTGGCGATGGGTTCACTCAAAGCCAGAGACGACGTCCTCAAGCACTTGTCGCACCTCCACCAGTTCCCGACCCTCTCACATGACGAGCTGCTGGCTCTGGTCGCAACGCGTGCGCTGTGGGGCCGGGGCCTCAGCCCCGTCGATGCGCACCTGCTCGGCTCCGTCATGCTGGTCCCTGGCGCCAGCCTGTGGACACGCGACAAGCGATTGCTCCGCGCTGCCGACGAGCACGGAGTCTCCTTCGTCGAGGGAGACGACGGCTGA